In Saccharicrinis carchari, the DNA window GTGATTTGTTAAAATAATTGCGAAATAACTAACAATTTGCTATAAAAATAGCCAACTGTTCAATGATAACCAATAGTTTTTATCATGTTTATAAAAGTTATGACAATAATTTTTTTTGAAAAACCTCAGAATGCTGATTTTCAACTCTCCAGGTGACCTGCATCGGTGGAGAGTTCCGTAGGAAACTGAAATACTTTTAACCCAAACTCTGGCAACACCGCCAATATATGGTCAAAAATATCGGCTTGTATTCCCTCGTAAATAGCCCATCGCGTGTCGTCGCTAAATACATATATTTCGATAGGTATTCCTTTTTCGTTGGGTTGCAAATGTCTGATCAGGAAAGTCATATCCTTACTAATATGGGGATGATGTTTCAGATAGCTTTCCATATATTTTCTAAACACGCCTAAATTAGTCAGTCTGCGCCCATTGATAAGGGACGATTCGTCAATATCAAATTGCTGGTTGTACTCCTTTAGCTCTTCCAATTTCTCATCAATATAGCTCCGTAAAAACCTTACTTTCTTAAATTTATCAATCATCTCCGGGGTACAAAAATGCACGGATTTCATGTCGATACTGATCGAACGTTTTATGCGCCTTCCACCGGACTCCTTCATGCCCCGCCAGTTAATAAAGCTTTCACTGATGAGCGCATAGGTGGGTACAGTAGAAATAGTTTTATCAAAGTTTTGAATTTTTACGGTATTCAAGGTCATCTCAATCACGTCGCCATCCGCATTGTGCGATGGCATGGACACCCAATCGCCCAGTCTTACCATATCGTTTACCGACAGCTGAATACTAGCCACAAAACCCAAAATAGTGTCTTTAAAAACCAAAAGTAATACAGCCGCTATGGCACCCAAGCCCGTGAATACAGCAAGGAGTTCTACATTAGAGAGAATGGATATAGAAGTTAAAATACCTATTAAAATGAATACAAGATTAGCACCTTGCAAATAGCCTTTTATTGGGCGCTCCTTGGCATAAGGTTTTGTTGCATATATATCCTGAACAACCTTGAGTGTTGAGTCGATCATTAAAAGAATAATAACAATAAAATATACGGAGACCAAATTGTGTAAAAATAGGTTCAAATCCTCCATATCCTTAAATATCCAGTCAATAAACGGCTTGATAACCATGGCCGGAATCAGGTAGGATGTCCGGGAAAGTAGTTTTCGATTAACAATGTAATCGTCGTACTTTGATTTTGTACGTTTAACAGCACGTTCCGCAGTACGAACAAGAATTTTTTTGGCAACATGATGAGCAATTCGCGCTATAACAAAAGCAAGTACAGTGAGCGTTGATATTTTTAAAAACAGGATTATATTTTCGCTGAAACCCAGGTTAAGGAGCATTTCGTTTATCCATTTATCGATAAAATTAGAATCGATTTTAGTTTCATTGATGATTTCTGACATTGAACAGTTTTTTTTAGATGTAATATATTGTACATTGTTATTTTTACAAATGTACAAGTTAATTTATCTATCATGAAACGCTTTGCATCTATATTACTCTTTTCTACTTGCATACCCCTTCTGTGTTTTTCGCAATATGCATCCTTCTTTAGCGAAGGTAGTCTGCGTTTTGATCTTTTGTTAAGCGGTAATGCTACAGAAACACGTGCTGCTGTATTCGAGTTGAAAAAGGAATCTTATTATGGGGGGACCGTGCATAAAACAATAGACCCGTTTAATTATGGTGAGTTTAAAGTTACGGTTACGGATCCTGTCAGCAACAAAAGAATTTACACCCGCGGTTTTTGCACGCTGTTTGAGGAGTGGCAAACCACTGATGAGGCCTATGAAATGGAAAGGGGCTTTTTTCAAACGCTTACCATTCCCTTTCCTAAAAACGAAGTACGTGTATTGTTTGAACGTAGAAATAAAGGTGGTGAATTTTATACGCTCGTAGAGATGGATGTAAATCCAATGGAGTATGGTATTGTGCAATCGTCGATAAAAAATACAAAAACACACAAAATTATTGATAATGGCACAAAAGATGAGTGTGTTGATATTGTGATAATTGGAGATGGATATACGCAAGAAGAAATGGTTAAATTCCATGAGGATGTAAGGCGCATGAGCGACTATATGTTTAGCCAGGAGCCCTTCGCTACTTATAAAAGAAAGTTTAACATTTGGGCAGTGGATGCTATTTCGGAAGAATCCGGCGTAAGTGATCCCAGAAAAGGTATTTGGAAACACACCGCCTTAAAATCGAGTTTCAACACCCTAAACTCCGACAGGTACCTAACCAGCACCCATAATTTTTTAATACGCGATTATGCAGCATTGGTTCCTTACGACCAAATTTATGTTATTGCCAACACCGATAAGTATGGAGGTGGAGGAATATACAATCATTTTTCGCTCACCTCCATCGACAACCCACGTTCCTTACCGGTTTTTATACATGAGTTTGGGCATGCATTTGCCGGGTTGGGGGATGAGTACTACACTTCGGATGTAAGTTACAGTGATTTTTTTAACCTGGCCATAGAGCCCTGGCAACCCAACCTTACTACGCTAAAAGATTTTGACAGCAAATGGAAGGATATGTTGGCTAAATCCATTCCGGTACCCACCCCGGCCCAAGAAAAATATTTTAAGGAAGTAGGCGTATTTGAAGGAGGCGGTTATGTGTCCAAAGGTATTTACCGGCCTTGGTACGATTGCCGCATGAAATCGAATGAAGCCACCGCTTTTTGTCCGGTGTGCCAACGGGCAATTAAAAATATGATATTATTTTTAACAGATAATTAGTGTAATATTTTAAATAAGAGATAGCTTATCGCACAATCCTTGGCATGTAATTATATATGTTAATGTTATCTGCTTGTAGCTGGTGCATTAAATTGTACAAGCCAAAAAATGTACGGTTAACATAGATAAAATGCCGCGATCCACGGTTGCCGTTCATATTTCGCAGTTGGGTATTTTGGGAGTACTGTTCGCCTAAGTCACTCAGTTTTTCAAAAAAAGTGTGGTTCGAGAAGTCAAAGGTTTCATTTTGGAATGGCTCTGTGAAGAGCGAAAGCAAATCGTGAAACATGGCTACAAAAAACTCAATTTCCTGAGGACTATCATCAGCCCGTAAAATCTCTAATTGATACAGGTTGGTTGTAAACTTGTCTTTATCTTCCAGATTCTCTCTGCGTGCAAGTTCAAAATAGGGTATATAAAACTCATCGGGAATATTTTTTATACAACCAAAATCCAACACGGTTAACTTATTGTTTTGCGACACTAAAAAATTTCCGGGATGGGGGTCGGCATGAAATTTTTTAAGGTGATGAATCTGGAACATGTAAAAATCCCATAAAGCCTGCCCCAATTTATTAGCGATGGCTTTATCTTTATTTTTGAGTGCAAACTCTGACAGGTGCTGCCCTTCCATCCAATCCATGGTTATGATACGGTCAGTTGAAAGTGCTTCGTAATAATCAGGGAACTGTATATTTTCTATTTTGTTGCATGCTCTGGCCATTTCAATACTTTCGCGCACCTCTAAAATATAGTTCGTTTCGTCCAGCAATTTATCTTCCACTTCTTTAAAATAAATATCCGAGCCTTTCCCTTGTATGTTAAACATTTTTATTGCCAAAGGCTTAATCATGGTCAAATCGCTGCTTATACTCTCCGAAACACCGGGGTATTGAATCTTCACGGCCAGCTTTTTACCGTCTTTTTCGGCTAAATGCACCTGCCCAATGCTTGCCGCTGCTATGGATGTTGAATTAAATGAATCGAAAATTTGGCTGGGTGGCTTACCAAAATAGGTCTTAAAAGTTTTAATCACCAATGCAGGCGATAGCGGAGGTACAGAAAATTGCGACAACGAAAATTTATCGATATAGGCCTTGGGCAATATGTTTTTCTCCATACTTAGCATTTGTGCTACTTTAAGTGCACTGCCTTTCAGGTTTTTTAGTCCATCGTAAATATCACTTGCATTGGCCTTGTTTAGTTTCTCCCGTGCTTCTCCTTCCGCTGCTGAAAGCTTGGTACCATAATATTTGAGGTAATTAACACCTACTTTTGCACCCGTTTGAATTATTTTGGAGGCTCGTTGTATTTTGGATGTGGGAATACGATCTATTGTTTCCATTATTTGGTCATTATTTTTTCTTTGAAAAGGAACTTTCCCAGATCAATCACACTTTCAAGGGTAGATGCATCCAGAAATGCCATACCTGTTTTCATGGATTTTTCTATAAAAATATCGGTCGTACTAAATCCGGTAGAGTCATCATCGAGCCAAAAGCGAAGCGTAAAAAGGAGTTGCGCCCAAAAAATATTGGTCAACCCCTGATTTTTTGCTTTTTCCATTTTTGCTTCTTTAAAACGCATGGTATGTATATCAAGTTGACCCACAAACTCGATAAATGCTTTTTTTAGTTCAATTAGTGCAGGATGGAACATCAATTTATTTTTTTCCTTTTCGAGCGTAAGAACCACATAACTGCGGTTGGCCTTTAAAACTTCGAAAAAAGTAAAATAAAAACTGATTAATTTGTTTTGTGCATCAAACGAATGGAACGCACTGTCTTCTTCCAACAATGATATGGTATTATCAAAAAAAGCCTTAAAAATGGACTTCTCAATCTTATCGAACGATGCAAATTGATTGTAGAATTGTGTTTCATTTATACCTAAGTGCCGGGCAAATAGATATATGCTTTTGGGGCGAGTTCCATTTTCGAGCACATATTTCATATAGGCACTCAATATGTCGGTTGCTGAATTTACTGTTTCTTTCTCCATATGTAATAAACACGGAAAAAGAAATAATGTTTAACTAATTTTAAAAATAACTAAACAATTATTGGCAATGAATTAATGCATGAATCATTTAGGGAAAAACAGATGCATTATTTTAAATATTTGTTTTTTACAGTGCTGCTTCGTTTCACCATATCGGCCGATTGTAATAATTTAAGGCGCAAATCATCCGGATAATTTGGGTGCTTCTTTAAAAAGTGTTCTATTATTTTCATAGATTCTAAGGAGCCATAGCCTCTAAGTGAATTATTGAGCCAGCCGATAGGAAAAAATATATCACCGGTTTCTTTAATTGATTCAGATAAAGCCAATGCTTGGGGCAAATATTTCATCGATTGCTCTTGTAGAAAGGGATGGTGCAGGTAAGCGATGGCTGTCAGTACCCAATTTTCTTTGCGCCTGTTTTCTATTTTGCCAAGGTCGGCTACAAAACTGTCCTTAGCTGCTTGATCCTGCGAAAATACCCGACTCATAAAGTAGATTTTATCCCGTAACTCAGTATCCTTTAAAGTGTCGGCAAAGGAAATAAGGAAACTGCTGTTCAAGGTTGGATCCTTGAGTGCCAGATTGAATACTGCATCGCTCAAATCCGATTCCGACAAGGAGACTTCCTCTACTTTACCTTCGGTTATTATTTGGTGTAGTTTTTTAATACCTGGAGCGGATGTAACTACATTGGACCAGATTTCAAAAAGCATTTTTTTCGTTCCCGGCGATTCTTCCTTTCTTATGCGGCTTAGTAAGGCGTCTTCGAGTGTTTTACTGTGGTGCATGCGCAACCGGGCAGTGGTAAAACGCCAAAAAACCTGAGTTAACTGCCCACATGCCAATGCCAGTACCTGCTCATTATCCTCGTTTAAAACAAGGACTTGTAACATATCTAAATAGGTAGACGGATGAATTTTGGCGTACAAGAAATTTTCGTATAGCTGCACGAGTAGAGCTGCTCGCATCAATTCATCCGGCAGCAGATACAGCTTGTTAATGGCATATTTAAGGGATGCATCGTCCATCAAAAACAAACCGTATCCCGATTCGTCGATTGTAGGTAAAATAAAATCGGGTTTTTTGTTAATCTGATGTAAGCTTGTTTTTGCAGATAGGATTTCTACCTCTTCTGTAATCCGTTTGGCACCGGAGATATAGGCAAAATTGATTTGTTGTGCCCAAACCTTGCTCGAATCAAGGTATTCGGGTTGTTGATGTACTACCATATGGTCTTTTTCGAAACCATATTCAATAAGGGGTCTGCCTGCTTCGTTTACCCAGGTGTTGCTCCATAGCGCTAAATCGTATTCCGATAAATCATTTAAAATATC includes these proteins:
- a CDS encoding mechanosensitive ion channel family protein — protein: MSEIINETKIDSNFIDKWINEMLLNLGFSENIILFLKISTLTVLAFVIARIAHHVAKKILVRTAERAVKRTKSKYDDYIVNRKLLSRTSYLIPAMVIKPFIDWIFKDMEDLNLFLHNLVSVYFIVIILLMIDSTLKVVQDIYATKPYAKERPIKGYLQGANLVFILIGILTSISILSNVELLAVFTGLGAIAAVLLLVFKDTILGFVASIQLSVNDMVRLGDWVSMPSHNADGDVIEMTLNTVKIQNFDKTISTVPTYALISESFINWRGMKESGGRRIKRSISIDMKSVHFCTPEMIDKFKKVRFLRSYIDEKLEELKEYNQQFDIDESSLINGRRLTNLGVFRKYMESYLKHHPHISKDMTFLIRHLQPNEKGIPIEIYVFSDDTRWAIYEGIQADIFDHILAVLPEFGLKVFQFPTELSTDAGHLES
- a CDS encoding M64 family metallopeptidase — translated: MKRFASILLFSTCIPLLCFSQYASFFSEGSLRFDLLLSGNATETRAAVFELKKESYYGGTVHKTIDPFNYGEFKVTVTDPVSNKRIYTRGFCTLFEEWQTTDEAYEMERGFFQTLTIPFPKNEVRVLFERRNKGGEFYTLVEMDVNPMEYGIVQSSIKNTKTHKIIDNGTKDECVDIVIIGDGYTQEEMVKFHEDVRRMSDYMFSQEPFATYKRKFNIWAVDAISEESGVSDPRKGIWKHTALKSSFNTLNSDRYLTSTHNFLIRDYAALVPYDQIYVIANTDKYGGGGIYNHFSLTSIDNPRSLPVFIHEFGHAFAGLGDEYYTSDVSYSDFFNLAIEPWQPNLTTLKDFDSKWKDMLAKSIPVPTPAQEKYFKEVGVFEGGGYVSKGIYRPWYDCRMKSNEATAFCPVCQRAIKNMILFLTDN
- a CDS encoding ABC1 kinase family protein, with the translated sequence METIDRIPTSKIQRASKIIQTGAKVGVNYLKYYGTKLSAAEGEAREKLNKANASDIYDGLKNLKGSALKVAQMLSMEKNILPKAYIDKFSLSQFSVPPLSPALVIKTFKTYFGKPPSQIFDSFNSTSIAAASIGQVHLAEKDGKKLAVKIQYPGVSESISSDLTMIKPLAIKMFNIQGKGSDIYFKEVEDKLLDETNYILEVRESIEMARACNKIENIQFPDYYEALSTDRIITMDWMEGQHLSEFALKNKDKAIANKLGQALWDFYMFQIHHLKKFHADPHPGNFLVSQNNKLTVLDFGCIKNIPDEFYIPYFELARRENLEDKDKFTTNLYQLEILRADDSPQEIEFFVAMFHDLLSLFTEPFQNETFDFSNHTFFEKLSDLGEQYSQNTQLRNMNGNRGSRHFIYVNRTFFGLYNLMHQLQADNINIYNYMPRIVR
- a CDS encoding TetR/AcrR family transcriptional regulator, with protein sequence MEKETVNSATDILSAYMKYVLENGTRPKSIYLFARHLGINETQFYNQFASFDKIEKSIFKAFFDNTISLLEEDSAFHSFDAQNKLISFYFTFFEVLKANRSYVVLTLEKEKNKLMFHPALIELKKAFIEFVGQLDIHTMRFKEAKMEKAKNQGLTNIFWAQLLFTLRFWLDDDSTGFSTTDIFIEKSMKTGMAFLDASTLESVIDLGKFLFKEKIMTK